From the Planktothricoides raciborskii GIHE-MW2 genome, the window TTTTCCCTAAAACAGGAACTTATGTACCTAACAAAAGACAAACTCCAACATATTAGTACAATTACCCATGAGGGTAAAATAGTCGTCTTAGCCACCGATAGCGAGGGAAAAATTTCCTATACGGTGAAGCAAGATGGGTTTGAAGATAGCTACCTCAACACCCCCGCCGATCAAAGAACCGGCTGGGAAAACTGGCAAACTCTGGAATTCGCTGATGAAGCTGATGACCAGTCGGTAATTGAAAAAGAAAAAGCCGAACTGACTCACCAACAAAATCCCAGTCAATATCTCCTCAAATCCCTTTACAAAACCGAAAATATAACCGCAGTTGCGCCAGTACAAGCGATTTCTGCCCTGGGACATATTTACGTTTTTCGTCAGTCCAAATCCAACACTTTATTGGTAGATCGTTTTATATTAGACGGCATGACCAATAAGCTGAACCGCAAGCTAGAAGTCCGGTTTAAGCGGAGTAAGCAGAAACACACCCCCACGAAAAATATGCAACAGGGGTCTAACGGACTGGTTAATGTTGATACCTTAGACTTTCGTGATGCCAACGGTAACTTTTTCTACGAACCCACCACCGAATTATGCTTAGTCAATAACCTGCATAAGGGCTGGTTTTCCGTCGTATTGGTTCCGACGATTGAAAATGATGTTTATCGCTGGCATATTTTCGCCTACAACAGTCAAACCCAGAAGGTCGAATTAACCACCATTCGCGCCTCGGAAGAAGGACTATTTGATGTTCAAGATTACACCATTTTTGAAGAATCAAAGGATAGCCTAGTTCCCCGGAAGATTCCTGGGGTGATTAAGCGGACTTTAGACATTAATGGGGTGACAGTCACCAACGGTTTATCTGCCACTAAATACGATTTACAACAGGCCCAGCAAACCCAGTCTGGGGAAGAACAACTGTTAAAGACTGCCACGCGATTAATGTTAGCGATTCCCACAGATAAAGGGGCGGCCGCTTTTAGTTTTGCCATCGCAGGGGATGGTACTTTAGGAGAAATTGACGAAACCCCAGATAGCAAGATTATTCGCAGTCGTCAGCGAGAAGTTTTGTTACCCTTAAACACCTTAGATGAAATAAAAGCAATAGGTGACAGAACTCCTCCTCCCCAAGGCATTATTAGCGGATTCTCCGCAGGAACTGATGAGGAAGATATAGAAGATTTAGTTAAAATATCCACCGATGGCGGTGCTTCAGATTTAGCCAATTACGATTTGGTAAAAATCAGCGGCACCAGTGATTATCAAGGGTTGTATCCGACGATTAAAGTAGATGAAAATACCTTTGATATTGACATCTCCTTGGATGGTGGATTGGGTTATTGGGAAAAAGAAGACCAAGAAGAAGGTGGTTTGATTGTTGATGGCATGATTACCGCTTATCAAAAAACTGCCGATGGCAAATTACGAGTCACCTGTGCTAATCATGGTTTGCAAAATGGCGATCAAGTCCAAATTACTGGCACAGAAGACTACAACGATAGCTACCCCGTGCAAAAAATTGATGACACCCATTTTGTAATTGAACGCAAATGGGTAATGGGAGAAGCTGTTAATGTGAAATTGGTATCCCAAAAGCGACGGGGGATCGTATTTGATGGGGTGGATGATTATGTCTCTCTATCCGAGATCAATCACAATTTCTCCGAAGGAATTACCGTAGAAGCTTGGGTTTGGTATGACAGTATCCAATCTTCTTCAAGAATTATTGACTTTGGCAATGGAAGCGCGGCGGATAATATTGTGTTTACCAATGACGGCACATCCAATGACCTAGCCTTTTTTATCTTTCAGGAAGGAAAAGTCCAAATTATTAAAGCCATAGGAGCATTGGAAACCGGAAAATGGCTGCACTTAGCCGCCACAGTTGATGATTCAGGAACTGCCAAACTATACAAAAATGGTCTGGAGGTTCAATCGGGTAAATTTGCCTTGCCTAATAATAACAAACGGACTAAGAACTATATCGGCAGAAGTAATTGGTCTAATGACAGCTACTTTAACGGTAAAATTAGCGATTTGCGTCTTTGGACAGTAGCCCGGACTGCTGAAGACATTAAAAATAGTATGTACCTACAACTGACAGGAAAAGAAGTCGGTTTAGTGGGGTATTGGCGCTTAGGTGGTATCTCTGAAGGCAAAGTAGTTGACTTTTCTGTGAACTGCAATGACGGCACTCTCTATGGTGAACCTTATGTCAGTGCGGCAACTCTCAACCGCAATCTTGCCGGAGGAGCTGCAGCGGTTAAATATAGCAATCCTGAGCTATTTGCCGTTAGCGAACGGGCAACTTACGCAGAAAGTTTTGAGTTTAAAGTTAACTCAGCCAATCCGGTTAACTTAGCCTATTTAGACAATGCCGATGGTAAAAATATTGGCACGAAGATTTTTACCTTTTCCTATTGGGGAAAAACCAGCCGCAGTGCCGAAGAGAAAAAGACCATTTCGGGGGTACAAAATAAGTTTGAAGACTTGGGCAATGGTTGGTATCGTGCTTCCTGTAATGTGACAATTCCCGATGAAGTCAGTGTGTTACGTTCCTTTGAAATTGCCAATGTTAAAGGAAGTTGGCAATCCTTAGCAATTCGCAAACACCGGATTCGCCTCTTATCCGATAGTATTACGGAAGCGAAATACTCAGATGGTGTGACTTTGGCAACTTTGGCCGATGACCATGCCACCTTAACAGCGAAGTTAAAAGAACTGGAGGTGAAAGAGAAACAGGAAATTGTTCTGCTCAAAGAAAAGCGAGAGTTAGAAGCAAAAATTGCTGCCTATAATGCTCAGGCTGCGACTAGAGCAGAGATTGAGAAATTAACCGCAGAAATTCAAAAACTCACCAGTGAAGAGCAAACCCTATTATCTCGATTTAATGCCGAAAATAGTAGCCCTTTTAATTATTTCTGCTACATTCTAGTAAAAGTCGGTGATTCTTGGAAAGGAATTCACGTTGAAAACCAGTCGAATAATGACTATGCTCGGCTAATTCGACATCAGGGTAATGGGAATCTTTTCCGATTCTATGCCGTTGACAGTGAAAATTCTTACGTTAATGTACAAGTAGGAACTGAGTGGAAAGGAATCCACGTTGAAAATCAGTCGAATAATGACTATGCTTCTTTGATTCGGCATCAAGGTAATGGGAATCTTTTCCGATTCTCTGTCGCTGACGGGGGCAATTATTACATCAGTGTACAAGTAGGAACTGAGTGGAAAGGAATTCACGTTGAAAACCAGTCGAATAATGACTATGCTCGGCTAATTCGACATCAGGGTAATGGAAATCTGTTTCAAATCCAAAAAACGAATCAGACTAGCAATGATAAAATTATTCTTGCACGCGAAGCTTGGGAGAAAAAACTTCAAGAACTCAACCAAGCACAAGACCGCTTTAAATTGCTTAATGCAGCATTAATTGCGACTCCTGCGGATAAAGCAGCTTGGGATGCGCGTTTGGCACAAGTGATTGCTTTAATCACTGCACTTCAAACAGAGTTAAATACCCTGAACACTGACTTCCTCAATGCTGTCAAAAACACTCAGGCAAAGCCTCAAACAATGCCCCAGGTTGCTAAAGATAGCAAGGGGTTAGTCACTCAAGGAGTGTTACTTGGTTTTGTGCAACCTGCCGGCCGTCTGAATGCCATTGAAACCTGTGAAGGCAATGTCCAATTGAGTTATTTGGACAGGGAAGGACGGATGCGACAAACGAACTATGATGCCACAGCAGACGGAAAAAATGCCGCCTTTGAACAGTGGATTCCTGATGCTCAACGGGCCTGTTTAAACTTTAGCAACAGCAATAGTATCGTTACCTTAAATCAAGCCTTGTATCTTCCAGATGACTGGAGTATTGAAGCTTGGTTTGTTTATCCATTACCAGAAACGGCAGAATGGAATACTTTAATCCGAGGAAAAGATGCCAATCATCACATTCTGGTCAGAAATCGTAAACAGTTAGGGATTTATCTGACCAATGATTCTTTGGGGCAGAACTTTTACGATAGCGGTTTCAATATGGAGTTGTTAACCGAGGGATGGCATCATGTCGCTGCTGTCGGTCGGGGGGATACGACTCTGTTTTATATTGATGGCAAAAAAGTGGGTGATGTGAAAGCAAAAGCCCTAAAAGATGCGGAAGAGAATCTGAATAAAAACCCCAACGATGCCGCCGCAAAGCAAAAGGTTACAGACATTAAAAAAGCTAGTCTGAAATCTAATAGCCATGTTTATGCGATTGCGAACAATCATTTAGCTATTAATCAGTCTCCTGATTATTCAGTGATGAAGTTTGATGGGGTAAATGATTTTGTATCTTTACCGGAAATCAACTATGACTTATCTAAAGGAATGTCGGTGGAAGCTTGGGTATGGTATGACAGTTTCCAATCTTGGTCCAGAATTATCGACTTTGGCAATGGTGCTGGTAATGAAAATATCCTGCTTGCCAATGACGGATCATCTAACACACTCCAATTTGGGGTATATCGGCAATCCACACAACAGTCAGTTAGAGCAACAGGTGCATTAGAAACAAAAAAATGGATTCACCTAGCCGCAACCATTGATGCTTCAGGAATGGCAACCCTTTATAAAAATGGTGAGCGGATTCAAACAGGCATAGTGCATCTTCCAAATAATCTGAGACGGACTATTAACTATATTGGCAGAAGTAACTGGTCTAGTGACAGATTTTTTCATGGCCAAATTACCGATGTCCGCATCTGGAATACAGCCCGCACCCAAGCAGAAATTAAGGCTAATATGTCTCGACGCCTTAGTGGAAAAGAAGCGAATTTAGTGGCCTATTATCCCTTTAATTTCATTCAAGTCGAAGGTGCTACCAGAAGAGTTCTAGACCTAGTGGCGAATAATCGTGGCACTGTGGTGGAAGCGAACATCGTGCAGGATCAAACCCTATCTATTGCCAGCTTCATCCGAGGTGAGCAGTTCGGTAAATTGGCAGAAGTTCGTGTTTGGAAAGTTGCCCTAAGTGATGATGAAATTGCTATCAACAGCACCCTACTTCTGAGTGGCAACGAACCAGGTTTGTTGGCTTACTACCCCATGAGTGAAGCCACAGGAGTGGAAGTGCGCGACTATTCCGGTAATGGCAATCATGCCACGGTATCGGGGGCAAATTGGTGGGGATGTACAGCACCCATTGGCAAAATTGACAATCTCCCTAGTGCCGATGCCCTAGTTTCTGCTGAGTACAGCAGCGTGACTGTGGAATCATCCACGAAAACCAAGGTGGCCATCATGCGGCGATTCTTTGCTTATCCTGCCACCAATGGAGTCACCCTGCTACCAGATAAGCGGATTGAAACCTTAGAACTGAAATGGATTGGTAACGCCCAATTTGCTCCGACTTTGTTGGGTTATATTGAAGGTCCACCCCCCGTACCCAGTGAAAACCTAACCTTGTCAGACGATTACAATGGCGCGACTTCTGTGGAATTAACCATGTCTGAAGATGTCGAGTTTAGCTGGAACCGTTCTCAAGATGCTGGGTTAGGAGCAACAATTGATACCTTTATTGGAGCAGGGGGAACAATGTCTTTCCTCACAGCACCTATGGGTGTGGGGACTTCCATCGACAGCAGTGCCAGAGTGGGTTTTAAAGGCAACTTTGACTTCAGCTACCAATTCCAAAATGAAAGTAACATTACTTCGAGTTCATCTCTGAGCATGACCGATAAACTGGAACTACGCGGCACACCAGAAGAAAGCACTAAGTTCCCTCATTTGGGGACACGATTTATTCCCAAGAATATTGGCTATGCGTTGGTTGTTTCAGCCTTGGCAGATGTGTTTGTCACCCGACTGGCCCGCACTGGCAAAATGGTAGGCTACCAAGTGCAGCCGGTAGATGGCATTCCTCCAGATGTCAACACCATCACCTTTTTGATGAATCCTGCCTACACGATGAATGGTAGCTTGGATGGGATGACCGGCAGCAGTGCCACGAGCCAGCGCTTCTTCAAGCACGTTCCCGAAATGCGTAGCCAGTATGGTTCCCTCTATCCCGCCAGTTACTATCGCCTGAAAGAGGCGTATGACTTAAAACGCCAAATTGAAGCGGAAGATAAACGCCGAGAATCTTACTTTTCTAACTTTAATGTGCGTTTAGTCGATGAACTCTCTTTAGATCGGAATATCGACAGTGGGGATGCACCAACCACCATTGGAGTACAACGGGAAGAAGACAAACCGAATACCCAAATGACTGACGAGGAGAAGAAAAAAGCCCAAGACCAAAAAGCCGAACAATTTCAAGCAGATGCTGCTGCTGCTTCTGACAAGAGCAACGCTGCCGCTAAAGCTAAACAAGCGGAGATTCAAAGCAAAATTACTGACCAAGACAAACGAGTGCAAGCCACAGAAAGTTTTGCAGGCTGGCAGAAACGGATGGAAAGTATCCAAATCCGGGCAGGTAAGCGCAACATCGTCAATACCTATGTTTGGGATGCGGACGGTGGTCTGCGAACTGAAGCTCAAAGCTTTGCGAACACCGTAGAACATACCATTGGTGGCTCTTTTGGTCTGAATGCCGGGTTAGGAGTTGACAGTTCATTCTCAGTAGGGGGGGTTGATGTAGAACTCACCGCCCAAGCTACGGTCAACTTAACTCAAACCATGAGCAAAACTGAAGCTCGGAGTAAGGGTTTTGAGTTGAATGTAGACCTGAGTGGTTTGGAATATAAAGGCATTACCGACTACAACGATCGCCCGATTATGCCTGGGGAAAAAGTAGACCGCTATCGGTTTATGAGTTTCTACCTAGAAGGCAGTAGCAATCACTTCCACGACTTCTTTAACTATGTAGTCGATCCTGAATGGCTACGGAGCAACGACGAAGAAGCGCGAGCCTTGCGTCAAGCCCAAGCAGGCAAGCCAAATAAAGCATGGCGGGTACTGCACCGGGTTACTTATGTGGAACGTCCAGCATTGATGGGCTTTGGTCGCGATGTCCGTAAATTGCGGGCGGCAGCGGAAATTTCGGAAAATCAAGCACTGTTGGATAAGATTACTAAATTGGAGGAGAAAAACCAAAAACTTGAGGAAAAACTGGATACTATCCTCAGTTTGTTGCAAGAGCAGAAATAGTCGATAATTAGATAATTAAAAAGGAGGGGAAATGATTTCCTCTCCTTTTTAATTATCGCAATTGTCATAGTTATAAATTACAAAAAAAACCTGTCATTCCCGCGCAGGCGAGAATCCAGAAAACCTCTGTGTTATAAATTACAAAAAAAACCTGTCATTCCCGCGCAGGCGGGAATCCAGAAAACCTCTGTGTTATAAATTACAAAAAAAACCTGTCATTCCCGCGCAGGCGGGAATCCAGAAAACCTCTGTGTTATAAATTACAAAAAAAACCTGTCATTCCCGCGCAGGCGGGAATCCAGAAAACCTCTGTAATCCCGATAATAACCACAAATATTGGGCTTGGGCGAAGCATTCCCGTAAAAAAATTTATGTTTCTAACCATAAATTATCTGCGGGAATGCTTCGCCCCTACAGTCCCATAAATTGTCTGCGGTTATGCTTTGCCCGTACAATCCAAAATCAATTGGGCAAATTTTTGGGCTGCCCCGGTTTCCCCCCGCAAACTCCGCAAGCGCGATCGCATTTCTGCTAACTTCTCTGGATTAGCCAATAAATCTAAGGCAATATTTGCTACAAATTCTGGGGTTAATTGCCCCACTAATTCGGGAATAACTTCCTCTTTTGCCCAGATATTTGGCCACGCATATAACTGTTTTTTTC encodes:
- a CDS encoding LamG-like jellyroll fold domain-containing protein, which encodes MYLTKDKLQHISTITHEGKIVVLATDSEGKISYTVKQDGFEDSYLNTPADQRTGWENWQTLEFADEADDQSVIEKEKAELTHQQNPSQYLLKSLYKTENITAVAPVQAISALGHIYVFRQSKSNTLLVDRFILDGMTNKLNRKLEVRFKRSKQKHTPTKNMQQGSNGLVNVDTLDFRDANGNFFYEPTTELCLVNNLHKGWFSVVLVPTIENDVYRWHIFAYNSQTQKVELTTIRASEEGLFDVQDYTIFEESKDSLVPRKIPGVIKRTLDINGVTVTNGLSATKYDLQQAQQTQSGEEQLLKTATRLMLAIPTDKGAAAFSFAIAGDGTLGEIDETPDSKIIRSRQREVLLPLNTLDEIKAIGDRTPPPQGIISGFSAGTDEEDIEDLVKISTDGGASDLANYDLVKISGTSDYQGLYPTIKVDENTFDIDISLDGGLGYWEKEDQEEGGLIVDGMITAYQKTADGKLRVTCANHGLQNGDQVQITGTEDYNDSYPVQKIDDTHFVIERKWVMGEAVNVKLVSQKRRGIVFDGVDDYVSLSEINHNFSEGITVEAWVWYDSIQSSSRIIDFGNGSAADNIVFTNDGTSNDLAFFIFQEGKVQIIKAIGALETGKWLHLAATVDDSGTAKLYKNGLEVQSGKFALPNNNKRTKNYIGRSNWSNDSYFNGKISDLRLWTVARTAEDIKNSMYLQLTGKEVGLVGYWRLGGISEGKVVDFSVNCNDGTLYGEPYVSAATLNRNLAGGAAAVKYSNPELFAVSERATYAESFEFKVNSANPVNLAYLDNADGKNIGTKIFTFSYWGKTSRSAEEKKTISGVQNKFEDLGNGWYRASCNVTIPDEVSVLRSFEIANVKGSWQSLAIRKHRIRLLSDSITEAKYSDGVTLATLADDHATLTAKLKELEVKEKQEIVLLKEKRELEAKIAAYNAQAATRAEIEKLTAEIQKLTSEEQTLLSRFNAENSSPFNYFCYILVKVGDSWKGIHVENQSNNDYARLIRHQGNGNLFRFYAVDSENSYVNVQVGTEWKGIHVENQSNNDYASLIRHQGNGNLFRFSVADGGNYYISVQVGTEWKGIHVENQSNNDYARLIRHQGNGNLFQIQKTNQTSNDKIILAREAWEKKLQELNQAQDRFKLLNAALIATPADKAAWDARLAQVIALITALQTELNTLNTDFLNAVKNTQAKPQTMPQVAKDSKGLVTQGVLLGFVQPAGRLNAIETCEGNVQLSYLDREGRMRQTNYDATADGKNAAFEQWIPDAQRACLNFSNSNSIVTLNQALYLPDDWSIEAWFVYPLPETAEWNTLIRGKDANHHILVRNRKQLGIYLTNDSLGQNFYDSGFNMELLTEGWHHVAAVGRGDTTLFYIDGKKVGDVKAKALKDAEENLNKNPNDAAAKQKVTDIKKASLKSNSHVYAIANNHLAINQSPDYSVMKFDGVNDFVSLPEINYDLSKGMSVEAWVWYDSFQSWSRIIDFGNGAGNENILLANDGSSNTLQFGVYRQSTQQSVRATGALETKKWIHLAATIDASGMATLYKNGERIQTGIVHLPNNLRRTINYIGRSNWSSDRFFHGQITDVRIWNTARTQAEIKANMSRRLSGKEANLVAYYPFNFIQVEGATRRVLDLVANNRGTVVEANIVQDQTLSIASFIRGEQFGKLAEVRVWKVALSDDEIAINSTLLLSGNEPGLLAYYPMSEATGVEVRDYSGNGNHATVSGANWWGCTAPIGKIDNLPSADALVSAEYSSVTVESSTKTKVAIMRRFFAYPATNGVTLLPDKRIETLELKWIGNAQFAPTLLGYIEGPPPVPSENLTLSDDYNGATSVELTMSEDVEFSWNRSQDAGLGATIDTFIGAGGTMSFLTAPMGVGTSIDSSARVGFKGNFDFSYQFQNESNITSSSSLSMTDKLELRGTPEESTKFPHLGTRFIPKNIGYALVVSALADVFVTRLARTGKMVGYQVQPVDGIPPDVNTITFLMNPAYTMNGSLDGMTGSSATSQRFFKHVPEMRSQYGSLYPASYYRLKEAYDLKRQIEAEDKRRESYFSNFNVRLVDELSLDRNIDSGDAPTTIGVQREEDKPNTQMTDEEKKKAQDQKAEQFQADAAAASDKSNAAAKAKQAEIQSKITDQDKRVQATESFAGWQKRMESIQIRAGKRNIVNTYVWDADGGLRTEAQSFANTVEHTIGGSFGLNAGLGVDSSFSVGGVDVELTAQATVNLTQTMSKTEARSKGFELNVDLSGLEYKGITDYNDRPIMPGEKVDRYRFMSFYLEGSSNHFHDFFNYVVDPEWLRSNDEEARALRQAQAGKPNKAWRVLHRVTYVERPALMGFGRDVRKLRAAAEISENQALLDKITKLEEKNQKLEEKLDTILSLLQEQK